One Vallitalea pronyensis genomic region harbors:
- a CDS encoding YkvI family membrane protein: MKTDFKNAIKIASVYIGTVLGAGFASGQEMMKFFAYYGFKGMIGLLLTGIMFALIGWAVLEIIYHNGSRNYKEFIHPIAGKISGKILDWTVVFFMFVCFCAMFAGSGALFQQRFHIPYQVGVLVMAVCCYITFLFDVKGVITVNSFLAPILLVGVLIVGLYMWFFRSTSVMSNMVQVFLVVRDNWFSSAIIYVSYNIITAVVVLTTLYKLVTSKFTAKVGSLLAGLALGMIGIILGFVILVHYKDIQGIEIPMLAIVMRYAKVVQYIYIIVLISAMFTTAVANGYGILSKLKINKTKGGKVKLAVFIGVAVLFSQIGFSNMVGKVYPIFGYIGVFEIILIMLYFIKIKWDTFKNKFKGNEVFRKTINRRLRKE; the protein is encoded by the coding sequence TTGAAAACAGATTTCAAAAATGCTATAAAAATTGCTTCAGTATATATAGGAACAGTTCTCGGAGCAGGCTTTGCTTCTGGTCAAGAAATGATGAAGTTTTTTGCCTATTATGGATTCAAAGGTATGATCGGGCTATTACTCACAGGTATTATGTTTGCACTTATTGGCTGGGCAGTTCTTGAAATTATCTACCATAATGGTTCAAGGAACTATAAAGAATTTATACATCCCATAGCAGGAAAAATATCGGGTAAAATACTGGATTGGACCGTTGTCTTTTTTATGTTTGTATGTTTTTGCGCCATGTTTGCCGGTTCAGGTGCTTTATTTCAGCAAAGATTTCACATACCTTACCAAGTAGGTGTTCTTGTCATGGCCGTATGTTGTTACATTACTTTTTTATTCGATGTGAAAGGTGTCATTACCGTTAACTCCTTTTTAGCACCTATTTTATTAGTAGGTGTGTTAATCGTTGGTTTGTATATGTGGTTTTTTCGAAGCACGTCGGTTATGAGCAATATGGTTCAAGTATTTTTAGTTGTTCGGGATAATTGGTTTAGTTCGGCCATTATCTACGTGTCCTATAATATCATAACAGCGGTGGTGGTTTTGACCACTTTGTATAAATTAGTGACCAGTAAATTCACTGCAAAAGTTGGGTCTTTACTTGCAGGTTTGGCTCTTGGTATGATTGGCATCATCCTTGGTTTTGTTATTCTGGTACACTATAAAGATATACAAGGAATAGAAATTCCTATGCTAGCTATTGTAATGAGATATGCGAAGGTGGTACAATATATTTACATCATTGTTTTAATATCTGCTATGTTCACAACAGCGGTAGCTAATGGTTACGGCATATTATCTAAGTTAAAAATAAATAAAACTAAAGGTGGTAAAGTCAAGCTGGCCGTATTTATTGGGGTAGCAGTGCTCTTTTCTCAAATAGGTTTTTCAAATATGGTGGGTAAGGTTTACCCCATATTTGGGTACATAGGCGTATTTGAAATTATTCTTATTATGTTGTATTTTATTAAGATTAAATGGGATACATTTAAAAATAAGTTTAAAGGTAACGAAGTATTTAGGAAAACGATTAACAGAAGGTTAAGGAAAGAATAA
- a CDS encoding glycogen synthase: MRENVKLLYVSAEIAPYATTGGLGDVSESLPEELGGLGAEVVRVMPKYKGIEKDYPLQKTLQYMIEVDGRVASADVYVLKEDKLTTYFIGSLEYFERDQLYGYEDDGLRFGFFSKAVLQLLPLIDFKPQVIHVNDWHVGLIPFLLKTAYGHHVYYQDMKIFYTIHNLQYQGVCHSDILNQLNIPRHYFHNEALEFYGNVSFMKAGIIFSDTVSTVSHTYAEEIQTPLYGYGLDGVLRQHKLKLMGIINGVHYDKFNPETDPYLPYTYGMDDAILIKGKNKLTLQQEVGLPEKQVPLVSMISRLSDQKGVDIAIEAMEALVKEELDVQFLILGTGEEAYENALRDLEKEYSDKIKVMIAFDHQLARKIYGASDYFMMPSLFEPCGLSQLYSMRFGTVPIVRKTGGLVDTVEPFDEATLSGCGFVFEAYHQTALSEAIKEAIDTYHHKKKRQALVRHCMEKQFSWESSAKVYGEAYTSLINNV; this comes from the coding sequence ATGAGAGAAAATGTAAAGTTGTTATATGTGTCTGCTGAGATTGCACCTTATGCCACCACTGGTGGGTTAGGTGATGTGAGTGAATCTTTACCAGAAGAATTAGGTGGCTTGGGCGCAGAAGTTGTTCGGGTTATGCCTAAGTATAAGGGCATTGAAAAAGATTATCCACTACAAAAGACACTGCAATACATGATAGAAGTTGATGGACGTGTGGCGTCGGCAGACGTCTATGTCCTTAAAGAAGACAAGTTGACAACATATTTTATTGGAAGCCTAGAATATTTTGAACGCGACCAACTCTATGGCTATGAAGATGATGGTTTGCGTTTTGGTTTTTTTTCCAAAGCGGTGTTGCAGCTGTTGCCCCTTATTGATTTTAAACCCCAGGTTATTCATGTAAACGATTGGCATGTTGGTCTCATACCTTTCTTATTAAAGACCGCCTATGGTCACCATGTTTATTATCAGGACATGAAAATTTTTTATACCATTCATAACTTACAATATCAGGGTGTATGTCATAGCGATATATTGAATCAACTCAATATACCCAGACATTATTTTCATAATGAAGCGCTGGAATTCTACGGTAATGTGTCCTTTATGAAAGCGGGTATTATCTTTTCAGATACGGTTTCTACAGTCAGTCATACTTATGCAGAAGAAATTCAAACGCCCCTTTATGGGTATGGACTAGATGGTGTTTTACGCCAGCATAAGCTTAAGCTTATGGGTATCATTAATGGGGTTCACTATGATAAATTTAATCCAGAGACAGATCCTTATCTGCCATATACCTATGGTATGGACGACGCCATATTGATTAAAGGTAAGAATAAGTTGACATTGCAGCAAGAAGTAGGTTTACCAGAAAAACAAGTACCTCTTGTTAGCATGATAAGCCGGCTTAGTGATCAAAAAGGCGTGGATATTGCCATTGAAGCAATGGAAGCTCTCGTTAAGGAAGAGCTGGATGTACAATTTTTAATTCTTGGAACCGGTGAAGAAGCCTACGAAAATGCCCTTAGAGATTTGGAAAAAGAGTATTCAGACAAGATTAAGGTGATGATTGCTTTTGATCACCAATTAGCAAGGAAAATCTATGGCGCTTCTGACTATTTTATGATGCCATCCCTTTTTGAACCTTGCGGTTTGTCACAATTGTATAGCATGCGATTTGGTACAGTGCCCATTGTTAGGAAAACAGGTGGTCTTGTGGACACCGTTGAACCCTTTGATGAAGCCACATTATCTGGTTGTGGATTTGTGTTTGAAGCATATCATCAGACAGCATTAAGCGAAGCTATTAAAGAAGCAATAGACACCTACCATCATAAAAAGAAACGGCAAGCATTGGTTCGTCATTGCATGGAGAAGCAATTTTCTTGGGAAAGTTCTGCAAAGGTATATGGAGAGGCGTATACATCATTAATCAATAACGTGTAA
- a CDS encoding pyridoxamine 5'-phosphate oxidase family protein — translation MNIPKNAIQLLNDPEASKVLTTVSSDGVPHSIVVGSMMAPSDNLLCAAEVLMKTTAKNLESCENVAVLAVKGAESYLVNGTVKERQTQGELFNQVSEQLKGMGLTAQAVWTFDPTEVYNQSAGPDAGKKIS, via the coding sequence ATGAATATTCCTAAGAACGCAATTCAATTACTTAATGATCCAGAGGCATCAAAAGTTTTAACAACTGTTTCCAGTGATGGGGTACCACATTCAATTGTGGTAGGTAGCATGATGGCTCCTAGTGACAATCTATTATGTGCAGCTGAAGTATTGATGAAAACTACTGCAAAAAATCTTGAAAGCTGTGAAAATGTAGCTGTTTTGGCTGTTAAGGGGGCAGAATCCTACTTGGTAAATGGTACTGTCAAAGAGCGTCAAACACAAGGTGAATTATTTAATCAAGTTTCTGAACAACTAAAAGGTATGGGGCTTACAGCGCAAGCAGTATGGACATTTGACCCAACAGAAGTATATAATCAAAGTGCAGGTCCAGATGCAGGGAAAAAGATAAGTTAA
- a CDS encoding winged helix-turn-helix transcriptional regulator, with protein MLAQKYIDECLKCPIEEDIKKQLCPVCLTQKIIRGKWKIVIIWLLRKETLRFSQIRKSIPKVTQAYLSSQLKELEADGLLIRKSYNEVPPKVEYYLTNTGKNLIHVIDKMFDWGSDYIADNMPK; from the coding sequence ATGCTAGCTCAAAAATACATTGATGAATGTCTGAAATGTCCCATTGAAGAAGACATAAAAAAACAGTTGTGCCCTGTGTGTTTAACACAGAAAATCATCCGTGGAAAATGGAAAATTGTGATTATATGGTTACTAAGAAAGGAGACTTTACGATTTTCTCAAATTAGAAAATCCATACCCAAAGTCACCCAGGCCTATCTTAGCAGCCAATTAAAAGAACTGGAGGCTGATGGTTTACTCATACGAAAATCATACAATGAAGTCCCTCCAAAGGTAGAGTATTATCTCACCAACACTGGCAAGAATTTAATTCATGTGATTGACAAAATGTTTGATTGGGGTTCAGACTATATTGCGGATAATATGCCTAAATAA
- the pepF gene encoding oligoendopeptidase F, whose amino-acid sequence MMSKMSKLPKRSEIDDTFKWRLEDMVASKEDWKQRYDEIVALSEAIASYSGTLQDSDDTLFACLQKRDELNEKLSRLYVYSNMRLHEDSNNADAQATAEKANSLAVRVSSSLSFIEPEISAMPEDVLKTYMASGNGLELYQVYMDDLLRKKAHILSLAEEKLMAEAAELAGSPENIFSMLNNADIKFPTIKDEEGHDVELTKGRYVTFMESTDRRVRKDAFEAMYATYKKFKNTIATTFTANIKKDIFNMKARKFNSTCEASLFENNIPVAVYDQLVNTIHKYMPLMHRYVSIRKKMLNLDELHMYDVYTPIVKDVDVTIPYEEAKAKVYEALAPMGEEYRSLIQKGFEEKWIDVYENEGKRSGAYSWGTYGVHPYVLLNHQDNVNTMFTLAHEMGHALHTHYTYTNQPFIYGEYPTFLAEVASTVNEALLMEHLLKTTEDKNQRLYLINYFMEQFKSTVYRQTMFAEFERLTHEVVENGEALTADKLCEMYHDINVKYFGDDMIIDEDLDMEWARIPHFYYNYYVFQYATGYSAAIALSQKILNEGEEAVTNYKNFLKSGCSEYPIETLKKAGVDMTTAEPIEQALKVFEGLLDEMESMIQ is encoded by the coding sequence ATGATGAGTAAAATGTCAAAACTTCCAAAGAGAAGTGAGATTGATGACACGTTTAAATGGCGTCTAGAAGACATGGTAGCATCAAAAGAAGATTGGAAACAGCGTTATGATGAAATCGTTGCCCTGTCTGAAGCCATAGCGTCTTATTCAGGAACGTTGCAAGATTCTGATGACACACTATTCGCTTGCTTACAAAAAAGAGATGAGCTGAATGAGAAACTGTCACGGTTATATGTCTATTCCAATATGCGTTTACATGAGGATTCTAATAATGCTGATGCTCAAGCAACTGCTGAAAAAGCAAATTCTCTGGCCGTACGTGTAAGCAGTAGTTTATCCTTTATTGAGCCTGAAATTTCCGCTATGCCTGAAGATGTACTGAAAACCTATATGGCATCAGGTAATGGTTTAGAATTATACCAAGTTTATATGGATGATCTTCTTCGTAAAAAAGCCCATATTCTTAGTTTAGCTGAAGAAAAATTAATGGCAGAGGCAGCTGAGTTAGCTGGTTCTCCTGAAAATATATTCTCCATGTTAAACAATGCAGATATTAAGTTCCCAACTATCAAAGATGAAGAGGGACATGATGTTGAGCTTACAAAAGGTCGTTATGTAACGTTTATGGAAAGTACCGACCGTCGCGTTAGAAAAGATGCTTTTGAAGCCATGTACGCTACTTATAAAAAATTTAAAAATACCATCGCTACCACATTTACAGCTAATATTAAAAAAGATATCTTTAACATGAAGGCACGGAAGTTCAACTCTACATGTGAAGCAAGTCTTTTTGAAAATAATATTCCTGTTGCTGTATATGACCAATTAGTCAATACCATACACAAGTACATGCCACTCATGCATCGTTATGTATCCATTCGTAAAAAGATGTTGAACCTTGATGAACTGCATATGTATGATGTGTATACACCCATTGTAAAAGATGTGGATGTCACCATTCCTTACGAAGAAGCTAAGGCAAAAGTGTACGAAGCTCTTGCTCCTATGGGTGAAGAGTATCGCTCACTCATTCAGAAAGGTTTTGAAGAAAAGTGGATTGATGTGTATGAAAATGAAGGAAAACGCAGTGGTGCTTATTCTTGGGGAACTTATGGTGTTCATCCATATGTATTACTGAATCACCAAGATAACGTCAACACCATGTTTACCCTTGCTCATGAAATGGGTCATGCCCTTCATACCCATTATACGTATACAAACCAGCCCTTTATCTATGGAGAATACCCAACGTTCTTAGCAGAGGTTGCTTCAACGGTTAACGAAGCACTGCTTATGGAGCATCTTCTAAAGACAACGGAAGACAAAAATCAGCGGTTATATCTCATCAATTACTTCATGGAGCAATTCAAGAGTACCGTTTATCGTCAAACCATGTTTGCAGAGTTTGAGCGGCTTACCCATGAAGTGGTTGAAAACGGTGAAGCACTTACCGCTGATAAATTATGTGAGATGTACCATGACATCAATGTGAAATACTTTGGTGATGATATGATCATTGATGAAGACCTTGATATGGAATGGGCAAGAATTCCTCATTTCTATTACAATTACTATGTATTCCAATACGCTACAGGTTATTCAGCAGCGATTGCTCTATCTCAGAAGATTCTTAATGAAGGTGAAGAAGCTGTCACCAACTACAAGAATTTCCTTAAGAGTGGCTGTTCTGAATATCCTATCGAAACACTTAAAAAAGCTGGTGTGGATATGACAACTGCTGAGCCTATTGAGCAGGCGCTTAAAGTGTTTGAAGGATTATTGGATGAAATGGAAAGTATGATTCAATAA
- the rhaA gene encoding L-rhamnose isomerase, whose protein sequence is MRNKKQVVEAYALAKDLYGRIGIDTEKAIERLTQIPISMHCWQGDDVTGFEQTDCQLSGGIQSTGNYSGKAKTPEQLRGDLEKAFTLIPGKKRLNLHAMYLETEGERVDRDEIEPKHFKKWVSWAKGHNIGLDFNPTLFSHDKANDGLTLSHPNKGIRDFWIEHCKRARKISAYFGRALGTPSVMNIWIPDGFKDVPVDRLGPRQRLKDSLDKILEEKMDPAYHLDAIESKLFGIGSESYVVGSHEFYMGYAVKNDTVLCLDAGHFHPTEVISNKISALSLFTNHLLLHVSRPVRWDSDHVVLLDEELREIALEIVRHNLVNRVHIGLDFFDASINRIAAWTIGTRNMMKALLIALLEPTDALIKLEQDFNFTKRLAYLEELKSYPWQAVWDYYCHKNGFPIGLDWMEEVKNYEAEVLAYRCK, encoded by the coding sequence ATGAGAAATAAAAAACAGGTAGTAGAGGCCTATGCCTTGGCTAAAGACTTATATGGACGTATAGGCATTGATACAGAAAAAGCTATTGAGAGATTGACTCAGATACCCATTTCAATGCACTGTTGGCAGGGGGATGATGTAACAGGTTTTGAACAGACAGACTGCCAATTGAGTGGAGGTATTCAATCTACGGGCAATTATTCTGGAAAAGCAAAGACACCGGAACAACTCAGGGGAGACTTAGAAAAAGCATTTACTCTTATTCCAGGCAAAAAGCGTCTTAATCTACATGCAATGTATCTTGAAACAGAAGGTGAACGTGTAGACCGTGATGAAATTGAGCCCAAACATTTTAAAAAATGGGTATCATGGGCGAAGGGACATAACATAGGGTTAGACTTCAATCCGACCTTATTTTCCCATGATAAAGCTAATGATGGCTTAACCTTATCCCATCCCAATAAAGGGATTAGAGATTTTTGGATAGAACATTGTAAACGTGCGAGAAAGATTAGCGCTTATTTTGGAAGAGCCTTAGGAACACCTTCTGTGATGAATATTTGGATTCCTGATGGGTTCAAAGATGTGCCTGTTGATCGCTTAGGACCTAGACAACGATTAAAAGACTCACTTGATAAAATCTTGGAAGAAAAAATGGATCCGGCTTATCATTTGGATGCTATTGAAAGTAAACTATTTGGTATTGGTTCAGAGAGCTATGTGGTAGGTTCACATGAGTTCTACATGGGTTATGCGGTTAAAAATGATACTGTATTGTGTTTAGATGCAGGGCATTTCCACCCTACAGAAGTTATTTCTAATAAAATATCTGCACTATCCCTTTTTACAAACCACCTATTGCTGCACGTTAGTCGTCCAGTTCGTTGGGATAGTGACCATGTGGTTCTATTAGATGAAGAATTAAGAGAAATAGCGTTGGAAATCGTTAGACATAATCTTGTTAACAGAGTACATATTGGTCTTGACTTCTTCGATGCAAGCATTAACCGTATTGCTGCATGGACAATTGGTACAAGAAACATGATGAAAGCTTTGCTCATTGCATTGTTAGAACCAACAGATGCATTGATTAAACTGGAGCAAGACTTTAATTTCACAAAAAGGCTTGCTTACCTTGAAGAGTTAAAATCTTACCCATGGCAGGCTGTTTGGGATTATTATTGTCATAAGAATGGTTTCCCTATAGGGCTTGACTGGATGGAAGAAGTAAAAAACTATGAAGCAGAGGTACTTGCTTATCGTTGTAAATAA
- the rhaB gene encoding rhamnulokinase yields MKKICLAVDIGASSGRLIMGSLLNKKIVIEEIYRFKNQMYKENDHYYWDIDHLFFEILTGLRKISTVGLKVESIGIDTWGVDYVLIDQEGKRLCPVYAYRDGRTHHAMADIFALCSQEKIYEKTGIQFLQFNTLYQLYVHMKAEPLLKKQIYQLLMIPDYLNYLLCDKKTMEYSNATTTQMYNIHQQSWDKALLKVAQISKDKLPKLVQPGTVIGSVSEKVGKALGMTGLPVIAPATHDTGSAVVAVPVMDNEDVVYISSGTWSLMGIEHDSPICTKEALMYNFTNEGGAYGTIRLLKNIMGLWLIQKVKAMLDKDYSFAALAQLASTSTCTSLINPNHARFLNPNHMLEEINDYCKETHQDIPYTPGDYARCVFESLALGYKQVLHQLESITGKKFHKIHIIGGGSQNTYLNQLCADYTGCVVYAGPVEATAIGNLMVQYITLGLVDSLQDARRIINHSFRIQSFYPQSLNNKHKRWHTFNQLP; encoded by the coding sequence ATGAAAAAGATATGTTTAGCCGTAGATATAGGTGCTTCTAGTGGACGGTTGATTATGGGTTCTTTGCTAAATAAGAAGATAGTCATTGAAGAGATATACCGTTTTAAAAATCAGATGTACAAGGAAAATGATCATTATTATTGGGATATAGACCATCTATTTTTTGAAATACTAACCGGTCTTCGCAAGATTAGTACTGTAGGGTTAAAGGTGGAGAGTATAGGCATTGATACTTGGGGTGTGGATTATGTTCTGATTGATCAAGAAGGGAAGAGGCTATGCCCAGTATATGCTTATAGAGATGGTAGAACCCATCATGCAATGGCGGATATTTTTGCGTTATGTTCTCAAGAAAAAATATATGAAAAAACAGGTATTCAATTCCTTCAGTTTAACACATTGTACCAACTGTATGTGCATATGAAAGCTGAACCTCTTTTAAAAAAGCAGATATATCAATTATTGATGATTCCAGATTATCTGAACTATTTGCTCTGTGACAAAAAGACAATGGAATACAGTAATGCAACAACAACTCAGATGTATAACATCCATCAACAGTCATGGGATAAAGCATTATTAAAGGTAGCCCAGATAAGCAAAGATAAGCTTCCAAAGCTCGTACAACCAGGAACAGTAATAGGGTCTGTATCAGAAAAAGTTGGAAAAGCTTTAGGCATGACAGGGTTACCCGTGATAGCACCAGCAACACATGACACAGGGTCGGCAGTTGTGGCAGTGCCTGTTATGGATAATGAGGACGTGGTTTATATTAGTTCAGGTACTTGGTCTTTAATGGGGATTGAACATGATTCTCCTATCTGTACGAAAGAAGCTTTAATGTACAACTTTACCAATGAAGGCGGTGCATATGGGACCATACGTTTACTAAAAAATATCATGGGTTTATGGTTGATTCAAAAAGTGAAGGCTATGTTAGATAAAGATTATAGCTTTGCAGCATTAGCCCAATTAGCATCAACGTCAACCTGCACATCTCTGATTAACCCGAATCACGCAAGATTTCTCAATCCGAATCATATGCTTGAAGAAATTAATGATTATTGTAAGGAAACGCACCAAGACATACCCTATACACCAGGGGACTATGCAAGGTGTGTGTTTGAAAGTTTGGCACTAGGGTATAAGCAGGTACTTCATCAATTAGAAAGCATAACGGGCAAAAAATTTCATAAAATACATATCATTGGTGGAGGTTCACAGAATACTTATCTGAATCAATTATGTGCTGACTATACAGGGTGTGTAGTGTACGCCGGTCCAGTAGAAGCAACAGCTATTGGAAATCTCATGGTTCAGTATATCACACTGGGTCTTGTTGATTCTTTACAAGATGCTCGAAGAATAATCAACCATTCTTTTCGTATTCAGTCTTTTTATCCACAATCCCTCAACAATAAGCACAAAAGGTGGCATACATTTAATCAACTTCCTTAA
- a CDS encoding AraC family transcriptional regulator: MTYEGLDKRLRSLNEREMTLQNLLKNKSDIAYKKQLKEFFSDNQDHKDWIINYDKVMSYNLPMTIHKHDRFIPFDYHKHDYLELIFVYSGKIRQAIEQEEMTIKKGEIVILDMNVEHRIDVAGMDDIAINVLLTQDFFDWIFLKQIAYNNVISDFVVKALYEKKAYKQNLHFKTSHNEKIWQLMLSILYEYYEPKIGMETAIKSYMTLLFNELLRDYRMHLNDHVANKVEKTMAIEIMDYIHDHSSNGSLKEMAASFNFHPDYMGKLIKQVTGKTYKVLMKDRKIQQAKYLLEHTQLSIVDIVSEVGYSNVSYFYKQFKESMGITPDTYRHQSKHFNKDIP; encoded by the coding sequence ATGACATATGAAGGATTAGACAAACGGCTAAGAAGTCTAAATGAAAGGGAAATGACATTACAAAATCTGTTAAAAAATAAATCAGATATAGCCTATAAAAAACAATTAAAGGAATTTTTTTCAGATAATCAAGATCATAAGGATTGGATTATTAATTATGATAAAGTGATGTCTTACAATTTGCCCATGACCATTCATAAACATGATCGATTTATTCCCTTTGATTATCATAAGCATGATTATCTAGAACTTATTTTCGTGTATTCAGGTAAGATTAGACAAGCCATTGAGCAAGAAGAGATGACCATTAAAAAAGGGGAAATAGTTATCCTTGATATGAATGTGGAGCATCGTATTGATGTAGCAGGAATGGATGACATTGCCATTAATGTTCTGCTTACACAAGATTTTTTTGATTGGATTTTTCTAAAGCAGATAGCCTACAATAATGTTATTTCTGATTTTGTGGTAAAAGCTTTGTATGAGAAAAAAGCCTACAAGCAAAATCTTCACTTCAAAACATCCCATAATGAAAAGATCTGGCAACTTATGTTGTCTATATTGTATGAATACTATGAACCAAAAATTGGTATGGAAACGGCAATAAAGTCTTATATGACGCTTTTGTTTAATGAATTATTACGTGATTATAGAATGCATCTTAATGATCATGTTGCTAACAAAGTAGAAAAGACAATGGCTATAGAGATTATGGATTATATACATGATCACAGCTCAAATGGGAGTCTAAAAGAAATGGCAGCTTCTTTCAACTTCCATCCAGATTATATGGGAAAACTGATTAAACAAGTAACTGGAAAAACCTATAAGGTGTTAATGAAGGATAGGAAGATTCAGCAAGCCAAGTATCTACTGGAACATACACAATTATCCATCGTTGATATTGTGAGTGAAGTGGGATATTCTAATGTAAGCTATTTTTATAAACAGTTCAAAGAAAGTATGGGTATTACCCCTGATACTTATCGGCATCAAAGTAAACATTTTAATAAGGATATTCCATAG
- a CDS encoding AraC family transcriptional regulator yields MKSLHIDDNEMNPTIRKVGIQGISGWPKGRKLYDYEMLYVIKGKGNIEVNGQRSKLTSGSLVLIPPDTASELSFTSVFIDVIWIHFDFMFFGSGEDIDDFDSQLKKKHLVRPQIYFHNGYTLPYHMKVDDKQQFCDYFKRLLDHYSAHGLFWQLRCKSILLEILYQMVNQLYLDSGFSDSLSKERLVHDMQHYIHTHYTQKLTLSEIAGFAGISHNYANQLFKDQIGETIIQHLNQFRIKKAINLIKTSSLTMEQIAEQVGFSNTYYFSRVMKKTTGNSPTDYKKGAL; encoded by the coding sequence ATGAAATCCCTTCATATAGATGATAACGAAATGAATCCTACGATACGAAAAGTAGGTATACAAGGTATATCCGGCTGGCCAAAAGGGCGTAAACTTTATGACTATGAAATGCTGTATGTAATTAAGGGTAAAGGCAACATAGAAGTGAATGGACAAAGGTCTAAGCTTACATCGGGATCATTGGTACTCATTCCACCTGATACAGCCAGTGAGCTAAGTTTTACCAGTGTTTTTATTGATGTGATTTGGATTCATTTTGATTTTATGTTTTTTGGCAGCGGTGAAGATATTGATGATTTTGATAGCCAATTAAAGAAAAAGCATCTGGTGCGGCCGCAGATTTACTTTCATAACGGCTATACATTGCCCTATCATATGAAAGTAGACGATAAACAGCAATTCTGCGATTATTTTAAAAGACTGTTGGACCATTATAGTGCCCATGGGCTCTTTTGGCAGTTAAGGTGTAAAAGTATTCTATTGGAGATTCTATACCAGATGGTGAATCAACTCTATTTAGACAGCGGTTTTTCAGATAGTTTATCCAAAGAACGTTTGGTCCACGATATGCAACATTACATCCATACCCATTACACTCAGAAACTCACACTTAGTGAAATAGCTGGCTTTGCAGGGATTAGTCATAATTATGCCAATCAGCTTTTCAAAGACCAAATAGGGGAAACCATTATCCAACACTTGAATCAGTTTCGCATTAAAAAAGCCATTAATCTTATAAAGACCAGTTCGCTCACCATGGAGCAGATAGCTGAGCAGGTAGGCTTCTCCAATACCTACTACTTTAGTCGGGTCATGAAAAAAACGACAGGTAACTCCCCAACAGATTATAAAAAAGGCGCTTTATAG